A single window of Saccharomyces kudriavzevii IFO 1802 strain IFO1802 genome assembly, chromosome: 16 DNA harbors:
- the SSO1 gene encoding syntaxin (similar to Saccharomyces cerevisiae SSO2 (YMR183C) and SSO1 (YPL232W); ancestral locus Anc_6.258), whose protein sequence is MSYNNPYQLETPFEESYELDEGSSAVGADGHDFVGFMNKISQINRDLDKYDHTINQIDSLHKRLLTEVNEEQADHLRHSLDNFVAQAADFQFRLKNEIKSAQRDGLHDTNKQAQAENSRQRFLKLIQDYRIVDSNYKEENKEQAKRQYMIIQPEASEDEVEAAISDVGGQQIFSQALLNANRRGEAKTALAEVQARHQELLKLEKSMAELTQLFNDMEELVIEQQENVDVIDKNVDDAQLDVEQGVGHTDKAVKSARKARKNKIRCWLIVFAIIAVVVIVVVVPIVKTR, encoded by the coding sequence ATGAGTTATAACAATCCGTACCAGTTGGAGACCCCTTTTGAGGAGTCGTACGAGTTGGACGAGGGCTCCAGTGCCGTCGGTGCCGATGGACATGATTTTGTGGGCTTTATGAACAAGATCAGTCAAATCAATCGCGATCTTGATAAGTACGACCATACCATCAACCAGATCGATTCGCTACACAAGAGGCTATTGACTGAAGTTAATGAAGAGCAAGCAGACCATTTGAGGCACTCCTTGGACAACTTCGTGGCGCAGGCTGCGGATTTCCAGTTCAGACTGAAGAACGAGATCAAAAGTGCCCAAAGGGATGGGCTGCACGACACAAATAAACAAGCCCAGGCAGAAAACTCAAGGCAAAGATTCCTGAAGCTGATCCAGGACTATAGAATCGTGGATTCCAACTACAAGGAAGAGAACAAAGAGCAAGCCAAAAGGCAGTATATGATCATCCAGCCAGAGGCCAGCGAAGATGAAGTCGAAGCTGCCATAAGCGATGTGGGGGGACAACAAATCTTCTCACAGGCCTTGTTGAATGCAAACAGACGCGGGGAAGCCAAGACCGCCCTTGCGGAAGTCCAGGCAAGACACCAAGAGTTATTGAAGCTGGAAAAATCCATGGCTGAATTGACTCAATTATTCAATGATATGGAAGAACTGGTGATAGAACAACAGGAAAACGTTGACGTTATTGACAAGAACGTCGATGACGCTCAATTGGACGTAGAACAAGGTGTCGGCCACACAGACAAGGCCGTCAAAAGTGCcagaaaagcaagaaagaacaagatcAGATGCTGGTTGATTGTGTTTGCCATCATCGCTGTCGTTgtcattgttgttgtggtGCCAATCGTCAAAACACGTTAA
- the NSL1 gene encoding MIND complex subunit NSL1 (similar to Saccharomyces cerevisiae NSL1 (YPL233W); ancestral locus Anc_6.259), with amino-acid sequence MSQGQSKKLDVTVEQLRSIYHQFHDILEEKTDLHLPKKDHDDDAVRREVQIQLQEFLLSAMTMASKSLEVVNADTQGKTVKQLIMESQEKYMEPFNLDLNEQVRKMYQEWEDETVKVAQLRQTGPAKINEVYTNSKDEYLTQLDGRIGVLQARMTEQQAADHFDAEEKDDQATPANWENIRDDYVASLNELYRTQQALPQVRYSVEKVKHLMDYLEKD; translated from the coding sequence ATGTCGCAAGGCCAGTCCAAAAAACTGGACGTAACTGTTGAGCAACTTCGAAGCATATATCACCAGTTCCATGATATCCTAGAAGAGAAAACCGACTTGCATCTGCCAAAGAAGGACCACGACGACGATGCTGTTAGAAGAGAGGTTCAGATACAGTTACAAGAGTTTTTGTTGAGTGCCATGACGATGGCTTCAAAATCGTTAGAAGTCGTCAACGCCGACACACAGGGCAAGACGGTGAAACAGCTGATCATGGAGTCGCAGGAGAAGTACATGGAGCCCTTCAATCTGGACCTGAATGAGCAAGTCAGGAAGATGTATCAAGAATGGGAGGACGAAACGGTCAAAGTAGCCCAATTAAGACAGACAGGGCCTGCCAAGATCAACGAGGTGTACACTAACTCAAAAGATGAATATCTGACGCAGCTAGATGGAAGAATCGGCGTACTTCAAGCCAGAATGACAGAGCAACAAGCCGCTGACCACTTCGATGCAGAGGAGAAAGATGATCAGGCTACCCCGGCAAATTGGGAAAATATCAGGGACGATTATGTGGCCTCGTTGAATGAGCTGTATCGAACACAGCAGGCTCTGCCCCAGGTAAGATACAGCGTGGAGAAAGTCAAGCATCTAATGGACTATCTTGAGAAGGATTAA
- the VMA11 gene encoding H(+)-transporting V0 sector ATPase subunit c' (similar to Saccharomyces cerevisiae VMA11 (YPL234C); ancestral locus Anc_6.260), with product MSTQLATNIYAPLYAPFFGFAGCTAAMVLSCLGAAIGTAKSGIGISGIGTFKPELIMKSLIPVVMSGILAIYGLVVAVLIAGNLSPTEDYTLFNGFMHLSCGLCVGFACLSSGYAIGMVGDVGVRKYMHQPRLFVGIVLILIFSEVLGLYGMIVALILNTRGSE from the coding sequence ATGTCAACGCAACTCGCAACTAACATATACGCTCCATTGTATGCTCCCTTTTTCGGGTTTGCAGGTTGTACAGCTGCCATGGTGCTTTCCTGTTTGGGTGCTGCCATTGGTACAGCCAAGTCAGGTATTGGTATTTCCGGTATCGGTACGTTCAAGCCAGAATTGATCATGAAGTCTTTGATTCCTGTGGTCATGAGTGGTATCCTAGCCATTTACGGGCTTGTTGTGGCCGTTTTGATTGCAGGTAATTTATCTCCCACCGAAGACTACACTCTCTTCAATGGGTTCATGCACTTAAGTTGTGGGCTCTGTGTAGGGTTTGCCTGCTTAAGTAGTGGCTACGCCATCGGAATGGTCGGTGATGTGGGTGTTAGAAAATACATGCACCAACCAAGGCTTTTCGTCGGTATCGTTCTGattcttattttctctGAAGTTCTGGGATTATACGGTATGATTGTagctttgattttgaacaCCAGAGGCTCTGAATGA